A window of the Bacteroidales bacterium genome harbors these coding sequences:
- a CDS encoding DoxX family membrane protein translates to MKTFNSTFLIRFALVTIFLSHSLHGIFIRNDVNDFGNLFLNQIGFAPFGVFIAWTTVISQIITSLFLLADKYTKIASIINILILISGIVTVHLKEGWFVVGAGRNGMEFSFVLIFMLLTLIFSNNQNQHKHK, encoded by the coding sequence ATGAAAACCTTTAACAGTACTTTTTTAATACGTTTCGCATTAGTAACTATTTTCTTATCACACAGTTTACATGGAATATTTATCAGAAATGATGTGAATGATTTTGGCAATTTGTTTTTAAATCAAATTGGGTTTGCTCCCTTTGGAGTTTTTATTGCTTGGACAACAGTAATTTCTCAAATAATCACTTCATTGTTTTTATTGGCAGACAAATACACAAAAATTGCATCAATCATCAATATTCTAATTTTAATATCCGGAATTGTAACAGTTCATCTTAAAGAGGGTTGGTTTGTCGTTGGTGCCGGAAGAAACGGAATGGAATTTAGCTTCGTGCTAATTTTCATGTTACTAACTTTAATATTTTCAAACAATCAAAACCAACATAAACATAAATGA